TCCAACATTGGCTTGGCAGCTTGTCAGACACACTGCACATGATAAattgcatgaaaatgaaaagcgACTTGAGGACACACCGAGAGATATGTGGCATAAATGGGGCTGCACAGAATGAAATGAGCCGTGCGACGCACTTAACTCCATTGACACGTCGCGTTTCGGATGCAGAGAAACAAGTCGACGCGCCGCTTCTGTTTGTCATCACCTGCGAATTCAAGCCCCCTCCCAACCCCCGGCAGAAGATTTCTCTCAGAGCTACAAAGTGCAGCGTGTttcacagtgacagtgtttcATGAGTTATGGCATTCACTGTCCCTTTGTGTGTTCCCTTTGCTCTTTGTCCCGGCCGGGGCGTTTTGATGTGAATGGCTGTAGTGATGAATGTGCCTCTTTTTTTACAAGGACCCTCACTGTGCAAGGCGAGGGTGAGGGCGCAAACGGGCTAGTGTTTAGCTCTTATCTATATGTGAACACTACAGACAAGAATgcaggcgcgcacacacacaataacacacacacagggccgtGAACCATTGAACCCCGCCCTTTTTTCCCAGCGCGGCCACTGTTTGAGTTGAATTTTCCCACTGTAAAGTTCTGTCACTAAACACTGGTAAACAAGCGTGGGAGAGACGTTAAAGAGTTAATCAGTGTTGTCCATgttatgtctttttattttgccaTGGATACATTTTATacacttatttacttattaaggcTGAAGATACTTAAGATACTTTGACTTGTTTCAAGgtatttttttccttgttttgccATTTTCTTGCTGCACTGGCAGATGATTGAGCTTGAAACAAGTAATTTTCCCCCAATAgtggttatattttcttgttATATTTTCTTGAGGCATTTTTTGCAGTGATATAAATCATCTGCACGACATGGAAAATAAAGGGATCAAGCATAGATCCTTGCGGAACACCATATGTCAGAGGGACCTCTAAAGAGAAGGCACCGCCAACAATAACACTGAATATGTACAGTCTTGTATAAATTACCTTAAAAGGGATACTTTAAAGTcgggattgagccatggtggctcagtggaagGGCGAATTGTCTTTCAACGAGAATGTTgtaggttcaattcctggctttGCTAGTGTGCTAATGTGTCCTTGTGCAAGACacttaacacctaagcctcaaaatgtctgtctggcaAAAAACAGATATGtgtattttgtacttaagtacagtaacaaagtatttgtacttctttacattacaacactgaatatgtgtgtgtgtgtgtatatatgttttattggACACACATGAGCTGAGTCAGTCAAAAGCATCATCTCTGCTTAAGTCCATTACACTAAGTGGATCTGCGGTGACACTGTCCACTTCATTAGATGAGTGTTTGGTGGTTAGGGTCAGTGGAGCGCTCCCTTTTGTTCATCTCAGTAAAAAATTTAATattcagctttatttatttttattctttttccaccCCCGCCCTAGGACGCACCGGCAGATACACGTTGATCGAGAAATGGCGGGATACCGAGCGCCACCTGGCTCCAAACGAAAACCCTGTGGTGTCCCTGAACAAGTGGGGTCAGTATGCCAGCGATGTGCAGCTCATACTCCAGAGAACCAGCCCGTCCATCAGCGAGCGGCCCACTTCTGACAGGCAGGCTCGCGTTCCGGAGCGAGGCTTCTACCGCCAGAGCCTCCCACCTCTGGCCAAGTTCCGCACTTCGGGCGCAGACCACTCGCTGAAGCGAAGGGAACCCAAGCGCAAGTCGCTGACCTTCTCTGGAGGAGCCAAAGGTCTGCGGGAGATCTTTGGGAGAAGCAGAGATGCTGAAGGTAGATTGTGTTGTTTGGAATTGAAGTTTTTACTTTCTCTACCTACTTtaaaaacctcttttttttatcttcttcgTCACCAAACTTTTCACATCCCACTCACCCATCCGTTCCCTCCAGCCAAACAGGCTCAGCAGCGCAGTGTGAGCTTGAACCTGAGCAGAGTTGGAGGCGGCGGAATAGCATCTGTGCCTGGGAGTCCGGCCAGAGATTTGAGCCGGctggtgcagctgcagagagacaaaCTCCAGGCCCTGGAGAGCCGTCTGCTGGGCTGTGAGGCCGAGCtgggagagtgggaggaggCCGCCAGTGAAGCCATTGAAGTGAGCGGAAAACCACAGTTGCCAGTCCTGTTACTTACAGAAAAAGTCGACTCAATCTACTCGGGTTTTAGATCCGAAATTACTAATGTTCTCGTTACGGAAAAATGTCGTGTTGTctgtccacagagagagaatctgGAGGTAGAGCTTCTGCTCTTAGAGCAGCAGGTGCGGAGGAACGACGCCGAGATCGAGGAGGACGAATTCTGGCAGAACGAGCTTCAGATCGAGCAGGAGAGCGAGCGGCAGCTCAGGCAACAGTTAGCCGAGCTGCAGGGCCGTGTGCGCGAGTGCGAGGCCAAGCTTTCAGAGCATCTCGCGCACATACAGGTGAAAtatgttgttactgtactttactTACTTTCTTTAAGCTACTGTTACAGACATATCAGACctgacttgtgtgtgtatgcagtggCAAACTGCTGAACTATCCCCCTCTGAGCAGTAAAATCTTTTCATGGGCACTTCTTTCCGTTTTCAGTCATAGTCCCGCCTGCCAACTTTACTagagcaatgttgctgttgcctccatctgtctgaaCATGAAACCGATCACTTCCCCTGAGCCTTGTGACATGAGATCCATACACTGCGAGAGACGTGTGGAGCTGCATTGTGACAATGTTTGAATATCACTGACAAAGTCATGCACtacatttttacctttttctgtGACACTGTGTAGAGCATGGAAACCGGCGTGGAGCAGGAGCGGCTGCAGCAGGAGGCCGAGCTCAACCAGAGGGTCAATGACGAGGAGGTAGAGTCCAGTCACTGCtgatattgttaaaaaaaaaaaaaaaaaaaagttcaccaAAATGAAAGATTCTGGGAAGTAAAATGACTCAATGTGAGGTGAAGAAATGAAGTTAACTCTTGATAATAAACAAaagaactaaaataaaaaaatacaatttgcaACACTGCATTATTTCACGTGGTCGGGGACTTAACTTCAAAGCACATTTAAGCATTCAATTCCTCCTACATGTTTTAACGATACAAAGGATTAGTTACTCCCCATCTCCTCTGTGAAGTCCTGATGAGTGCTGGCTTCGCCTCttctccacccccccccccccccctcctcctcctccctcgaCTCTGGATTTCAGGTGCAGTCCCAGCTGGAGAAAGTGAGGGCAGAGCTGGAAATGCAGAGCCAACAAACGGCGCGGCTGGAGAGCAGCTGCAGGGCGTTGGAGCGCTCGCTCAGCCAGTCAGGCAAGAGATTACAGGTCAGCTCAGATTCTCctgctcagtgttttattccttttttttttttttttatctttcacaACATCACGTCCACATTGCCAGGAATTTgaagaaccttttttttattgtttttttctcaaaagCGGCTGCTCCTAATATATCAGTGTGGTGCTGAAAAGAAGATTGATTTCAGAAAAGTGCTAATTAaaaagttgctgctgctgcttctgtgtgtgtgtgtgtgtgtgtgtgtgtgtgtgagtgagtaaaaaTTGAACCCCGGCAAACCAGGTGGAACCATAGAAATCTAAGCTCATTAAATTGTGGGCAGCGGAGCGCAGTTTAATCTCCGGCTTGCAGGGATGTGCAGTGGATCCTTGGCTATGAGTTGAAGGGTTCTATATACAGGCGAGGGCCAGCAGGGTGTGGGAAGCGTGAGGTAATGAGAAGGGAAAAGGAAAGGAGGGTATTACAGCATTCTTTGCCTGATTAGAGAGAGGCCTGAGTAAGTACGCAATGTCCCTCGCCTGCAGTTGCATAACTATCTGAGAGTTAAGTCTTCGCCCTTAGCTGTCGACGCTGGGATGCGACACGCGGACGGATCCTGAGCAGAGCATGATGCTCTGTTAATAATGTCCACACGTTTTATGTAGAGAGCACTTTTCAAGCACAAAGGTGGACTGAACAAACATTTAAGACGTCGACAAGATCgataacaaatcattaaaaaagattGTGAAGGACTTTTAGGGTTTAAGTGTGAAAAGAGgttaaaatgaaatggaaaaaaaactacataaaaACAGGATTAGCTTTCAAAATATATagtagtaataatgataataagagGTATGTAATGCAATATATAAAAGaggaataaaacatttaaagagcACAAACGACGACTGAAAGTGTTAAAAGAGGTTAAAATaggaaatgtaaaaagaaataaaaacatgtttaggtTTCAAAATGTATAGTTATAATTCTATTAATAAGagtaatgtaataaaatatataaaaaggaaGAATAAAACACGTTTTCCAAGGCATATAAAAGTTGCCTTGGTTTAAGTTTAACAACTGATTATCACACtgtctttattgttattaagtAAACTGGATGCAGACCTATGAGCGCAAACGTTCTtgtgaaacaagaaaaaaaaagaagtggtgatttttattttataattgtttGACTTTTGTCTACAGGAAAAAGagcaggagctggagcagcTGACAAAAGAGCTGCGACAGGTCAACCTGCAGCAGTTCATCCAGCAGACGGGAACCAAGGTCACCGTGCTGCCTGCTCAGCCCTCAGCAGAGGACAATggcacgtatacacacacatatcgatgtgtgtatatatatatatatatata
This Solea solea chromosome 3, fSolSol10.1, whole genome shotgun sequence DNA region includes the following protein-coding sequences:
- the rassf8b gene encoding ras association domain-containing protein 8b translates to MKAMELKVWVDGVQRIVCGVTEFTTCQEVVIALAQAIGRTGRYTLIEKWRDTERHLAPNENPVVSLNKWGQYASDVQLILQRTSPSISERPTSDRQARVPERGFYRQSLPPLAKFRTSGADHSLKRREPKRKSLTFSGGAKGLREIFGRSRDAEAKQAQQRSVSLNLSRVGGGGIASVPGSPARDLSRLVQLQRDKLQALESRLLGCEAELGEWEEAASEAIERENLEVELLLLEQQVRRNDAEIEEDEFWQNELQIEQESERQLRQQLAELQGRVRECEAKLSEHLAHIQSMETGVEQERLQQEAELNQRVNDEEVQSQLEKVRAELEMQSQQTARLESSCRALERSLSQSGKRLQEKEQELEQLTKELRQVNLQQFIQQTGTKVTVLPAQPSAEDNEVARDSLRRRGSSRLLPSDLRTLQSAVSSSLNPEGIYV